In a genomic window of Telopea speciosissima isolate NSW1024214 ecotype Mountain lineage chromosome 5, Tspe_v1, whole genome shotgun sequence:
- the LOC122663088 gene encoding uncharacterized protein LOC122663088: MEESTVTWAIVDFFLLIINFVLIEEVLMVMRNIECNQRHFLVLMCWNSYGVLSFPPFGKDNIDKDGGKRKRGLQKPELPFNWKKKSIFFDLPYWKNNVVRHNLDVMHIEKNVCDSIIGTLLGMKDKTKDHVNARLDLKDMKIRVDLHPKIIEGRDKVILPPAYYTLSNEDKEVFCTILSGVKVPDGYASNISRNVQVKERIISGMKSHDCHIMMQQLLPVSFRSVLPKNVGKVLIEICEFFRDLCSKVGSEEDFKRLNQSIAVSMCNLERYFPPGFFDVMVHLIVHLASEASLAGPVHYRWMYPIERFLKQLKDYVRNNSRPEGSIAEGYIAEECIIICSRYFEGVETRLNRPSRNDVSLDVEDPHSIFSSIGRPLGKCELLHLEMRERNQAHRCVLVHYKGINEYQQLHLKEIKRQLGRNSRPKKVMDLHDKDFPKWFNEHILKLRQNGIEVLEHIKCLARGPNSKARSYMGYIINGIRFHSKVHEINRKTQNSGVLITALTNSFSSQKDKHPIEGHVTYYGILKQVIELEYSVDLKWSKCE; this comes from the exons ATGGAAGAAAGCACTGTTACTTGGGCCATCGTCGATTTCTTCCTCCTGATCATAAATTTCGTACTGATAGAAGAAGTTTTGATGGTCATGAGGAACATAGAGTGCAACCAAAGACACTTTCTGGTTTTGATGTGTTGGAACAGCTATGGGGTGCTCAGTTTCCCCCCATTTGGGAAGGATAATATTGACAAGGAtggggggaagagaaaaagggggtTACAAAAGCCAGAGCTCCCATTTaactggaagaagaagagtatatTTTTTGATTTGCCATATTGGAAAAATAATGTTGTTCGTCATAATTTAGACGTGATGCATATTGAGAAGAATGTTTGTGATAGTATCATTGGGACATTGTTAGGTATGAAAGATAAGACGAAGGATCACGTGAATGCACGTCTAGATTTAAAAGATATGAAAATCCGTGTTGATCTTCATCCAAAGATTATTGAAGGTAGGGATAAAGTCATTTTACCTCCAGCATACTACACATTGTCCAATGAGGACAAGGAGGTGTTTTGCACAATATTAAGTGGTGTGAAGGTTCCAGACGGCTATGCTAGTAATATCTCACGTAATGTGCAAGTCAAGGAGAGGATAATATCGGGAATGAAGAGCCATGATTGTCATATTATGATGCAACAACTTCTTCCAGTTTCCTTTCGTAGTGTTTTGCCCAAGAATGTTGGTAAAGTATTGATTGAGATATGTGAGTTCTTTCGAGATTTATGTAGTAAAGTTGGTTCAGAGGAGGATTTCAAGAGGCTTAATCAAAGTATTGCTGTCTCAATGTGTAACCTTGAAAGGTATTTTCCACCTGGATTTTTTGATGTTATGGTGCATTTGATAGTTCATTTAGCCAGCGAGGCGAGCTTGGCTGGTCCTGTACATTACCGTTGGATGTATCCAATAGAAAG GTTCCTCAAACAACTTAAAGACTATGTTCGCAACAATAGTCGGCCAGAGGGCTCGATAGCTGAAGGATATATTGCGGAAGAGTGTATAATAATTTGTTCTAGATACTTTGAAGGTGTTGAAACGAGGTTGAATCGGCCATCCAGAAATGATGTTTCATTGGATGTAGAAGACCCACATTCTATATTCTCAAGCATAGGTCGGCCCCTAGGGAAATGTGAACTGTTGCATCTcgaaatgagagaaaggaatcAAGCACATCGGTGTGTGCTAGTCCATTACAAAGGAATAAATGAATACCAACA ACTCCACCTGAAAGAAATCAAAAGGCAGTTAGGTCGTAACTCTCGTCCCAAgaaggttatggatttgcatgATAAGGACTTTCCAAAATGGTTTAATGAGCAT ATATTGAAACTCCGGCAAAATGGGATTGAGGTgctcgagcacatcaaatgtCTTGCTAGGGGTCCTAACTCTAAGGCAAGAAGTTATATGGGATACATTATTAATGGGATCAGATTTCATAGTAAGGTGCATGAGATTAATAGAAAAACTCAGAATAGTGGGGTCCTAATAACTGCATTGACTAATAGCTTTTCAAGTCAGAAGGACAAGCATCCTATTGAGGGACATGTTACTTATTATGGTATTCTGAAACAAGTGATAGAATTAGAATACTCAGTGGATCTTAAA TGGTCAAAATGTGAATGA
- the LOC122663089 gene encoding uncharacterized protein LOC122663089, which yields MQEVDKFLDYAFSNAACGTQILCPCVKCLNQLWGNRTEVTEHLVCDGFLRNYTIWNNHGEASSSHTPLRETPVELDSSDTYDVTHNMLNEMFRRNTDERIDDGGTGVHIEGESIAMKKYERLMEDANLPLYPGNERFTKLSFILRLYHIKCLCKLSDKAFSLLLDLLKEAFPEPNSLPKSLYETKKIIKDLGLNYEKIDACRNDCMLYRNETANATSCYKCGISRYISDDKKIPVKILRHFPLIPRFQRLYMSSKLSSDMRWHHEERVDDQKLRHPADSKAWKDFDRLYPDFSEDPRNIRLGLASDGFNPFKMNSSKHSTWPVVVIPYNLPPWMCMKAPNMILTLLIPGPKQPGNDIDIYLQPLIDELKTLWDTALRLMMHIRRKHLSYVYACYGPLMIFRHMGISQVGVRKVLWLVHVATRIQFHVG from the coding sequence ATGCAGGAGGTTGACAAATTCCTAGACTATGCATTTTCTAATGCAGCATGTGGGACTCAGATCTTATGCCCATGTGTAAAGTGCCTAAATCAACTTTGGGGAAATCGGACTGAAGTGACCGAACATCTGGTCTGTGATGGATTTTTAAGGAACTATACAATTTGGAATAACCATGGGGAAGCATCATCTTCACACACCCCTCTCCGTGAAACTCCAGTGGAACTTGACTCATCAGATACCTATGATGTTACACATAACATGCTAAATGAGATGTTCAGAAGAAATACAGATGAAAGGATTGATGATGGTGGCACAGGTGTGCATATAGAGGGGGAAAGTATAGCAATGAAGAAATATGAACGGTTGATGGAAGATGCAAATTTACCATTGTATCCAGGAAACgaaaggtttacaaaactatctTTCATTCTTCGGCTTTATCATATTAAATGTCTCTGCAAGTTGAGTGACAAAGCATTCTCATTGTTGCTTGACTTATTGAAAGAAGCATTTCCCGAGCCGAATTCGTTACCGAAGTCTTTGTATGAAACCAAGAAGATTATTAAAGACTTAGGCCTGAATTACGAGAAGATTGATGCATGCCGCAACGATTGCATGTTGTATCGGAATGAGACAGCAAATGCCACGTCTTGTTACAAATGTGGCATATCAAGATATATATCAGACGATAAGAAGATCCCAGTCAAGATATTACGTCATTTccctttgattccaaggtttcAAAGGTTATATATGTCGTCTAAACTATCATCTGatatgagatggcatcatgaagAGCGTGTAGATGACCAGAAGTTACGACACCCAGCTGACTCTAAAGCATGGAAGGACTTCGATAGGCTTTATCCGGATTTTAGTGAGGACCCTCGTAATATTAGGCTTGGGCTTGCAAGTGATGGATTCAATCCATTTAAGATGAATAGCTCAAAGCATAGTACATGGCCTGTTGTGGTGATCCCTTACAACTTGCCACCGTGGATGTGTATGAAGGCTCCTAACATGATTCTTACATTGCTTATTCCTGGACCAAAACAACCAGGGAATGATATAGACATATATTTGCAGCCATTGATTGATGAGTTAAAAACATTGTGGGATACAGCGTTGAGACTTATGATGCATATAAGAAGGAAACATTTAAGCTACGTGTATGCTTGTTATGGACCATTAATGATTTTCCGGCATATGGGAATCTCTCAGGTTGGAGTACGAAAGGTGCTTTGGCTTGTCCATGTTGCAACAAGGATACAATTTCACGTTGGCTAA
- the LOC122663090 gene encoding putative disease resistance protein At1g59780, with the protein MAASIALNGLDSLCQVIVKEAYLFLVVEDQVKTLGDQLKLMGSFLRDAERAEGQEHIAMEELVIQIRDLTYEAEDIIEKYLVDGWMCKYTQQGKFIRRVETGLETRLHFPLLVEPTTK; encoded by the coding sequence ATGGCAGCTTCGATTGCTTTGAATGGCTTAGATAGCTTGTGCCAAGTGATTGTGAAAGAAGCATATTTGTTTCTTGTAGTGGAAGATCAAGTCAAGACCCTTGGAGACCAGCTCAAACTTATGGGTTCTTTCCTCAGAGATGCAGAGAGAGCAGAGGGTCAAGAACATATTGCAATGGAGGAATTGGTTATCCAAATTAGGGATTTAACCTATGAAGCTGAGGACATCATTGAGAAATACTTGGTGGATGGATGGATGTGTAAATATACCCAGCAAGGAAAATTTATCCGAAGAGTCGAAACAGGATTGGAAACAAGACTTCACTTTCCTCTTCTTGTTGAGCCCACAACCAAATAG